A DNA window from Doryrhamphus excisus isolate RoL2022-K1 chromosome 2, RoL_Dexc_1.0, whole genome shotgun sequence contains the following coding sequences:
- the cabp7b gene encoding calcium-binding protein 7: protein MPVRAVTTRFMYKGLCTIPDVLTYRTPVNLPEDEVEEIREAFKVFDRDGNGFISKQELGMAMRSLGYMPNEVELEVIIQRLDMDGDGQVGFDEFVTLLGPKLSAAGMPDKFHGADFDSVFWKCDMQKLTVDELKRLLYDTFRDHLTMKDIENIIMTEESHLNSPESHVNIDTSPTQQEKHTCVRKSLICAFAIAFIISVMLIAANQMLRRGMK, encoded by the exons ATGCCAGTGCGCGCCGTGACCACCAGGTTCATGTACAAGGGACTGTGCACCATCCCCGATGTCCTGACTTACCGGACCCCTGTCAACCTACCTGAAGACGAGGTGGAGG AGATCCGTGAGGCGTTCAAAGTGTTCGACCGGGATGGGAATGGCTTCATCTCCAAGCAGGAGTTGGGCATGGCCATGCGTTCCTTGGGCTACATGCCCAACGAGGTGGAGCTGGAGGTCATCATCCAAAGACTGGACATGGACG GTGACGGTCAGGTGGGGTTTGACGAGTTTGTCACATTGCTCGGTCCCAAACTGTCAGCAGCCGGGATGCCGGATAAGTTCCACGGGGCAGACTTTGACTCTGTGTTTTGGAAG TGCGACATGCAGAAACTGACAGTAGATGAGCTGAAGAGGCTTCTCTACGACACCTTCCGGGACCACCTCACCATGAAGGACATCGAGAACATCATCATGACTGAGGAGAGCCACCTGAACAGCCCCGAGTCCCACGTGAACATTGACA CCAGCCCAACACAACAGGAGAAACACACATGCGTGCGTAAAAGTTTGATCTGTGCCTTCGCCATTGCGTTCATCATCAGCGTCATGCTCATTGCCGCCAATCAAATGCTAAGACGAGGGATGAAGTGA